A genomic window from Bubalus bubalis isolate 160015118507 breed Murrah chromosome X, NDDB_SH_1, whole genome shotgun sequence includes:
- the PLAC1 gene encoding placenta-specific protein 1, translated as MKVFELIRELIILTSVFSACSGQNPVTVLCSTDWFMVTVHPFMLNNEVYVHFHELHLGLGCPANHVQPHAYQFTYRVTECGIRAKAVSQDMVLYSSEIYYTSKHTSSKYVIPVSCTAPLRSPWLTMSCSRNLAPNGGVTTRNGETCYEVFTLSQSSQRPNCYCLSCVYNERGQSQAPHH; from the coding sequence ATGAAAGTTTTCGAGCTGATAAGAGAGCTGATCATCCTCACCTCTGTGTTTTCAGCCTGTTCTGGACAAAATCCAGTGACTGTACTGTGCTCCACAGACTGGTTCATGGTCACGGTACACCCCTTCATGTTGAACAACGAAGTGTATGTCCACTTCCACGAGTTACACTTGGGCCTGGGTTGCCCTGCCAACCATGTTCAGCCACATGCCTACCAATTCACCTACCGTGTGACAGAATGTGGTATCAGGGCCAAGGCTGTCTCTCAGGACATGGTTCTCTACAGCTCCGAGATATACTACACTTCCAAGCATACCTCATCTAAGTATGTGATTCCAGTGTCATGTACTGCCCCGCTACGTTCCCCATGGCTCACGATGTCCTGCTCCAGGAACTTAGCCCCCAACGGAGGGGTCACAACCCGGAATGGCGAGACATGTTATGAAGTGTTCACCTTGTCACAGTCCAGCCAAAGGCCCAACTGCTATTGTCTGTCTTGTGTCTACAATGAAAGAGGGCAGAGTCAAGCCCCACATCACTAA